A single genomic interval of Zobellia nedashkovskayae harbors:
- a CDS encoding tetratricopeptide repeat-containing sensor histidine kinase — translation MKKLLSVCIILLLFSGSAFGQTKGVDTLEILDIITESEAIEYSEPTKALILYKKAFDLSKKNNYHNGAFKASLYAGLVQSNIAQYDSALYYYKKAEDVNKIIKSSLNEMKVSLNRANSFMFKGELESSIKNHLHGIHILEERKDSTRLSDAYVNLSAVYLELDDYDKQIELLLKSLKFTDENNVAKIALTNSDLVLPYLMKKDFVKAEFYIKRADSLSENVSDQMLHFFVNRNWGEFYLHQDMYEKTIPYYITALKLAQENNYTYFKKDLFISLGDVLLNQGHYKEAEAYINSALDLGREGGLNELTKKALFMLSTLHERNKDYQKAYGFMQEHNKLKDSMIYKEKIEVVNALDKKYQTEKKDKEIAEQQLALSDQKLTIQESKSKTRTMTILIVSLLFGSILLWFSFNQRQKRMQQQLVSIEREQEVKTLESLMEGEEKERLRIAKELHDGVNGDLSAIKFKLSSLLEMNNTVIKEAVTMIDNSCEQVRAISHNLVPPSLKDFNLLEAVEEYCQSMDSIHESEVNFQQVGEDINLDKKQEANLFRIVQELVTNSIKHAQGNEINVQLSHLKNTLQLTVEDNGKGFDPKTVKSDGIGMQNVQSRVDYLNATMDFVSNEKGTSYTITMDTKTKEP, via the coding sequence ATGAAAAAATTACTATCCGTTTGTATTATTTTGTTGTTGTTTTCAGGTTCTGCCTTTGGACAGACGAAGGGGGTTGATACATTGGAGATTCTGGATATAATTACAGAATCTGAAGCTATTGAATATTCGGAACCTACCAAGGCATTAATTCTTTATAAAAAAGCATTTGACCTTAGCAAGAAAAACAATTATCACAACGGCGCTTTTAAAGCAAGTCTATATGCTGGCTTAGTACAATCCAATATAGCTCAATATGATTCGGCTTTGTATTATTATAAAAAGGCGGAGGACGTTAATAAAATCATCAAGTCAAGCTTAAACGAAATGAAAGTTTCCTTAAATAGAGCAAATAGTTTTATGTTCAAGGGAGAACTTGAGAGTTCAATTAAAAATCATTTACACGGTATTCATATTCTTGAAGAAAGAAAAGATAGTACACGTCTAAGCGATGCCTATGTTAATCTATCTGCGGTATATCTAGAATTAGATGATTATGATAAGCAAATAGAACTACTATTAAAATCCTTAAAATTTACTGATGAGAACAATGTTGCTAAAATTGCTCTCACGAATAGTGATTTAGTATTGCCATATCTTATGAAAAAGGACTTTGTCAAGGCCGAATTTTATATAAAAAGAGCGGATAGTCTTTCAGAAAATGTCTCAGACCAGATGTTGCATTTTTTTGTAAATAGAAATTGGGGTGAATTCTATTTACATCAAGATATGTATGAAAAAACGATTCCTTATTACATAACAGCATTAAAATTAGCTCAAGAAAATAACTATACTTATTTCAAAAAAGATCTTTTTATTAGTTTGGGTGATGTGCTTTTAAACCAAGGACATTATAAGGAAGCGGAGGCTTATATTAATAGTGCTCTAGATCTGGGAAGAGAAGGCGGATTGAATGAACTCACTAAAAAGGCACTTTTTATGTTGTCAACACTGCATGAACGAAATAAAGATTACCAGAAAGCTTATGGGTTTATGCAAGAGCATAATAAATTAAAAGATAGCATGATTTACAAGGAAAAGATTGAGGTGGTAAATGCCTTGGATAAAAAATACCAAACCGAAAAAAAAGACAAAGAAATTGCCGAACAGCAATTGGCTTTGTCAGACCAAAAATTAACAATACAAGAAAGCAAATCAAAAACCCGTACTATGACCATATTGATCGTTTCCCTCCTTTTTGGATCTATATTATTGTGGTTCTCTTTCAACCAACGCCAAAAGCGTATGCAACAGCAGTTGGTTTCCATAGAAAGAGAACAAGAAGTAAAAACCCTAGAATCGCTGATGGAAGGCGAAGAAAAAGAACGCTTGCGTATTGCCAAAGAACTGCATGATGGGGTTAATGGAGATCTCTCTGCTATTAAATTTAAACTGTCTTCCTTGCTCGAGATGAACAATACGGTAATTAAAGAAGCCGTTACTATGATCGATAATTCTTGTGAACAAGTGCGTGCAATTTCGCACAATCTAGTACCGCCTTCTTTAAAAGATTTCAACCTCTTGGAAGCGGTTGAAGAGTATTGTCAAAGTATGGATAGTATTCATGAGTCTGAAGTTAATTTTCAGCAGGTAGGGGAAGATATAAACTTAGATAAGAAACAAGAAGCTAATCTATTCCGAATTGTTCAAGAGTTGGTAACCAATAGCATTAAGCATGCCCAGGGCAATGAAATTAATGTACAACTGAGTCATTTGAAAAATACGTTACAACTTACTGTTGAGGATAATGGTAAGGGCTTTGATCCTAAAACGGTAAAAAGCGATGGTATTGGCATGCAAAACGTTCAATCTAGGGTGGATTATTTGAATGCCACAATGGATTTTGTTTCTAACGAAAAAGGGACATCATATACCATTACAATGGATACCAAAACCAAAGAACCATGA
- a CDS encoding response regulator yields MITIAITDDHQMVVQGIETMLRYEPDMVISYKYNSVATTVEGLSKQQPDILLLDINLPDGNGIDLCKKLIESFPKLKIIALSSFSEIAFVKGILSNGASGYLLKNTSKEELITAFKTVLDGGQYLQKDIQKKLLQSSLGQKKASSFIPKLTRREKEVLTAISEELTTNEIADKLCISSKTVETHRMNLISKLGARNSVGLIKIAMEKGLLKN; encoded by the coding sequence ATGATAACCATAGCTATTACGGATGATCATCAAATGGTGGTACAGGGCATAGAAACCATGCTCAGGTATGAACCGGATATGGTCATATCATACAAATATAACAGTGTTGCAACAACGGTTGAAGGACTATCCAAACAGCAACCTGATATTTTATTGTTGGATATTAATTTGCCGGATGGTAATGGTATAGATTTATGTAAAAAATTAATTGAATCGTTTCCAAAATTAAAAATCATCGCATTAAGTAGTTTTAGCGAGATTGCTTTTGTAAAGGGAATTTTGAGCAACGGAGCTAGTGGTTATCTTTTGAAAAATACGAGTAAAGAAGAATTGATTACTGCTTTTAAAACTGTTTTGGATGGTGGGCAGTACTTGCAAAAAGACATTCAGAAAAAGCTACTCCAAAGTTCATTGGGCCAGAAGAAAGCAAGTTCTTTTATTCCTAAACTTACCCGCCGCGAAAAAGAAGTATTGACTGCGATTTCAGAAGAACTCACTACCAACGAAATTGCCGATAAACTTTGTATCAGTTCCAAAACCGTAGAAACCCACCGTATGAATCTTATAAGTAAG